In Pedobacter sp. W3I1, one DNA window encodes the following:
- a CDS encoding RagB/SusD family nutrient uptake outer membrane protein, whose product MKTRTNNTSSEMKNILYILLISVVAFSSCNKALETDSTRVVGEKNAWNTVEDARSGILGVYALTRAALSDNNGHWIYGDVRTGEFLSPKRQDLKAVIGNNLNASYPVLESLSDWTRFYAIVNGANVFLENIAHVKETDKRYTSNNMTVDIAQARFLRAFAYFYMVRIWGDVPFITSSDEGKFTNKPRESQARILAWAEQEILKAAADMPFIYSGGDVQQPTDYYNETSGRWGGALATKVTAYAVLAHLAAWNSDYTNVAKYAKFVEDNYGRSAGGFTSTGDLSNSNGFFYNKNTRQMFGFNSDYGHVDGSSTGHIEELTLAEPVMTKSIPDIYLPKDSILKYFNIGKDQRFAVDTLGQAKYDGRYFTNLNGKYPIFSKIKVIQGGWN is encoded by the coding sequence ATGAAAACAAGAACTAACAATACATCAAGCGAGATGAAAAATATATTATACATACTTCTGATTTCTGTGGTAGCCTTTTCCAGCTGTAATAAAGCTTTAGAAACAGATTCTACCAGAGTTGTAGGCGAAAAAAATGCCTGGAATACGGTAGAAGATGCCCGCTCGGGAATTTTGGGTGTTTATGCCTTAACGCGCGCTGCTTTATCAGACAATAATGGGCACTGGATTTACGGTGATGTAAGAACCGGAGAATTTTTAAGCCCAAAAAGACAGGATCTGAAAGCGGTTATTGGCAATAATTTAAATGCTTCATATCCAGTGCTCGAATCGTTATCTGATTGGACAAGGTTTTACGCCATTGTAAACGGTGCCAATGTTTTCTTAGAAAATATTGCGCATGTTAAAGAAACGGATAAACGTTACACGAGCAATAACATGACCGTTGATATTGCACAAGCTAGATTTTTAAGAGCCTTTGCCTATTTCTATATGGTTAGGATTTGGGGTGATGTACCATTTATTACTTCATCGGATGAAGGTAAATTTACGAATAAGCCCCGCGAAAGCCAAGCCAGGATATTAGCATGGGCCGAACAGGAAATTTTAAAAGCAGCGGCTGACATGCCATTTATCTATAGTGGTGGTGATGTACAACAGCCAACTGATTATTACAATGAAACTTCGGGAAGATGGGGCGGAGCTCTGGCAACAAAAGTGACAGCCTACGCGGTATTAGCGCATTTAGCAGCCTGGAATAGCGATTATACCAACGTTGCTAAATATGCCAAGTTTGTTGAAGATAATTATGGCAGGAGTGCTGGCGGTTTTACCTCAACTGGTGACTTATCAAATTCTAACGGATTCTTCTACAATAAAAATACCAGGCAGATGTTCGGTTTCAACTCCGACTATGGGCATGTTGATGGTTCATCAACAGGACATATTGAAGAGTTAACCTTAGCGGAGCCGGTTATGACTAAATCAATTCCAGATATTTATCTTCCCAAAGATTCGATTCTGAAATATTTCAATATTGGAAAAGACCAGAGGTTTGCTGTTGATACTTTAGGACAGGCTAAATACGATGGGAGATATTTTACAAATCTGAACGGTAAGTATCCAATTTTCAGTAAAATTAAAGTGATCCAGGGCGGGTGGAACTGA